A segment of the Prosthecobacter sp. genome:
TCATCACGGCCCAGGAGGAAAGCGATGCGCCCATTGCCGTGAAACCCAAGCGTCCGCCCTCGAAATCCACCACGCTCACACCATGAAACGATTGCTTCTGCTGACCCTGCTAGCCGCAGCGACCTCTCCCGCACAGCAGAGTGCGAAAAAGGAAGTGTTTTGGTCTTTTCGGCCGCCAGCGGCGGTTTCGCCGCCGGTTGTCAAAAACACCGAATGGCCGCTCAACATGGTGGACCGCTTCATTTTGGCAGCGCAGGAGCAAAAAGGCCTTTCACCGTCCAAAGCAGCGGAACCACGCGTGCTCGTGCGGCGCTTGTTCTTCGCGCTTTGCGGGCTGCCGCCGGCTGCGGACGTGATGGAGCACTGGCAACGGGAAATCGGGCCCGAGCTGAATCAAACCGCCATCGCAGCACTCGTGGACTCGCTGCTGAAGTCACCACGCTTCGGCGAGCATTGGGGACAACACTGGCTCGATGTGGCACGCTTTGCCGAATCCACCGGCGGTGACGCCAACGGCATCCATCTCCATGCCTGGCGTTATCGAGACTATGTCATCGACAGCCTGAATGCGGACAAACCTTTCGACCGCTTCATCCGAGAGCAGATCGCGGGTGATTTGTTGCCGATCTCATCAGACAAGGAGTGGGCGCAGAACCTCGTCGCCACGGGTTTCCTCGCCGTGGGTCAAAAACTCGTCGGCGAGGTCGAAGATCGAAAGTTTTTTGCCGATCTGGTGGATGAGCAGATCGATGCGACCACTCGCGCTTTCCTCGGCCTCACCGTTTCATGTGCGCGGTGCCATGATCATAAGACCGATCCCATCCCGCAGGCGGACTACTATGCTCTCGCTGCCATTTTTCGGAACACGGAGACGCACTACGGCCTCATCAAGGCGCAGTCGCGGCAGTATTCCACGCTGCTCGATGTCACCGGCATGGGTCTGCCCGCGGGGCGCGATGCTTTGACCGCACAGCAGCTCGCGGACATGAAAGCCGAGCGCGAGGCCGCCGCGCAGAACATGGATGACATCATGCGCACGATTCGCGGCGGCGATGGTGTCACGCGTGCGATGCTGCGGCGCTCACGCACGCAGCGGGATGAAAGCGAGGCGCTGCTGCAATCCTACGATGCCCAGGGCAACCCACTCACCTTCGTGATGGGCGTGCAGGATCGCGATGCACCGCTGGAGACACGCATTCTCGAGCGTGGCGAGTTGGACAAGTCCGGCGCTCTCGTCGCGCCCGGCTTTCTGCATGCGCTGCATCCGCAATCCTCACCTCCCGTGCTGCGTCTGCGTGAAGGCAGCGGACGCCTGCAACTCGCCGACTGGCTCGCCAGCCCGCGCAATCCACTGACAGCCCGCGTCATCGCCAACCGAGTCTGGCACTGGCTCTTTGGGCAGGGCCTGGTCCGCACCGTGGACGACTTCGGCTTCACGGGTGACAAGCCCACGCATCCCGAACTGCTGGATTTTCTCGCCCTGCGCCTCATTGAACACAAAGGGTCGCTGAAGTCACTCATCCGCGAACTCGTGCTCACGCGCACCTGGCAGCAGGCATCCACCTTTGACGAAGACAAGTTCGATCACGATCCCGACAACCTGCTTCTCTGGCGCATGAGTCCACGCCGTCTCGAAGCCGAGGCCGTGCGCGATGCGATGCTGGCCGTGAGCGGAGAACTCGACTTCACCCGGCCCGCAAAGCCGCTCATTGCCGCCGCAGGCGAAGGAACCGTGGGCCAGGCCGTTTTCGAGCCGGAGATCCGCAAGATCGAGGCGCCCGTGCGCAGTGTGTATCTGCCGCGAGTGCGCAGCGTGCTGCCCGAGATGATGGAACTCTACGATGCACCGGATGCCAGCAACGTCATGGGCGCACGCGAAACGACCACCGTGCCGCTGCAGGCACTGCACGCGCTGAACTCCGCCTTTGTGCGTCAGCAAGCGGAGGCCTTTGCCGACCGCCTCGGCAAGCTCACCGTGTTTGAGCAGTTCGATCACGCCTGGCTCTCTGCCTTCGGACGACCGCCGACGACCAAGGAGCGCGAACTCGCCAACGCGTTCTCATTCGAGATGGAAGCGAGCCTTGAAGGTCCCGGAACGCAATCCCAGCGCGAGGCACTCATCACACTCGCCCAATCGCTCCTCTGCGCGGCGGAGTTTGTCGTCGTGGATTGATTTCAGCACTCTTCATCTCATGAAACCCAACTCATTTTGTCTCAATCGCTCCGCTGCCGTCACTCGCCGGGATGCGCTGCGCTCGCTATCGGCGGGTTTTGGCTATCTCGCCTTCCAAAGCCTCGCTGCGGCGGCCACATCGCCCCTCGCCAGCAAGCAGCCGCATTTCGCCCCCAAGGCCAAGCGGGTCATTTTTCTCTGCATGAGAGGCGGGCCGTCGCATCTCGACACCTTTGACTACAAACCGCGCCTCATCGCCGATGCCGGCAAACCTTCACGCCAAGCCGGATCGCAGCTCATGCCTTCACTTTGGGAGTTCAAGCAGCGCGGACAGAGCGGGCTGTGGATTTCCGAGGCGTTTCCAAATGTAGCGCAGCACGCTGACGACCTCTGCCTGCTGCGCGGCATGACCTGCGACCAGCCCAGCCACGCCCAGGCCTTTGTGCAGATGCACACGGGCGTGTCGCAGTTTGTGCGGCCATCCCTCGGTGCCTGGACTCTCTACGGCCTCGGCTCGGAGAATCAAAACCTGCCGGGCTACATCACCATCAATCCGCCGAGCGCGAATGGCGGCTCGCAAAACTACGGCAGCGCCTTTTTGCCCGCCGCCTATCAGGGCACGAAGTTTCAAATCAGCGACAGCAGCCAGCGCAATCGCATGATCGACATCAAACGCCGTGGCGAGGTGAACAACGACGGCCTTGCCCACCTCCGCAATGAACACCTCACCGACGCGCAGCAGCGTCGCCAGATTGACTTCATCAATGCCCTGAACCGCGAAAAGCTCGCGCACGACACGCACGCGCCGCTCATCGAAGGAGCTATCGAAAGCCATGAACTCGCCTTTCGCATGCAGGATGCCGTGCCAGGCGTGATGGACCTCAGCAAGGAGTCTCCGCAGACACTCGCACTCTACGGCATCAATGAGGACCCAACGGATGGATTTGGCCGCCAGTGCCTGCTCGCACGGCGATTCGTCGAAGCGGGCGTGCGTTTCATCGAACTCGGCCATGGCTCGTGGGACCAGCACGCCAACATCCAGACGGCGCTCGGCCAAAACTGCGCCCAGACGGACAAACCCATCGCGGGCCTGCTGGCCGATCTCAAACAGCGTGATCTGCTCAAAGACACGCTCGTCATCTGGGGCGGCGAGTTCGGCCGCACTTCGTATTCACCCGATGCCAATGGCCGCGACCACAACCACAAGGGCTACACCCTCTGGATGGCCGGCGGCGGCGTCAAAGGTGGCTTCTCACACGGAGAAACCGACGAGCACGGCTACGAAGCCATCACCGGCAAAGTCCACATCCACGACTGGCACGCCACGGTGCTGCACCTCCTCGGCTTCGACCACGAAAAGCTCACCTACCGCTTCGGCGGCCGAAACATGCGGCTGACCGACCTTTACGGGAGTGTGGTGAAGCAGATCGTGTCTTAATATTTGATTTTTCAAACGCCACTTTGATATGCGGAAAAATCCAAAACTCAACTTGCGGAGCAAGTTCGTTACTTTGCTGACGCACCCTCGATGACCCTCGTGACATCCTCCTCAAGCAGAAAACCCTCCGCCTGGAGCTTCTTCGCCGCTTCAGTGAGGCGCGACAGATAGTCCGCACGAGTCGGATAGCGTTCTTCGAGCGACAAACGCGGATCACCGGTCTTTTCGCGTTCGGCTTTGGTTTTGGCGAACGGCACAAACATGCCGTCGAGCGGCGATAGCATCGTTTCGGCACCGACTTGAGGCGAGCGGAGGTTCCAGCCGGTGTAGGTGCCGAGCGGCGCGGCGACCTCGGGAAGCACGATGCCGCAGGTTTCATTCCCATCGGCATTCACGGCGGGCAGGAGTGTCTGAAATGGTTTACCGACCTTCGGCGGGATGATGTCGGCGATGCCTTCGCTGTGGAAGCGCGAGCCGAAATCGAGCCTCGGCGGCTGATAGGCATGTGTGGGCATGTTGTGGCCAGGCATCTTTGGAAACTGCGTCTTCCAGGTGTCGAAGCTCACGAGGCTTTGATCGGCGAGACGCGGATGACGGCTCGGCGGTGGTGCTTTGCCGTTTTGCACCCAATCCGAGAGATTGAGGAGCATCGCACGCAGCACGGGACCACGATCATCGAGCGTGTTGCGCGGCTGCTGGCAGATGCCGGGCGTGCCGTCGCTCTTGCCGAGGTGCTGTGCACCGGCCACGAGATACACGCGCACGTCGTCGGGCAGCGTGAGGTCCGCTTTGCCCTCCACGTCGGTGTGCAGCAGCGAGGCGGCTCGGCTCCAGTATTCGGTGGAGGTTTGCGTGAAGAGAATGCGCGGCGTGTGGCCGGATTTCCGCGAACGGGCGAGCGAGTCGTCTGATTCACCCGTGACGGGATCGGTTTGCGGCAACGGCGCGAGCGGGAAGAACTCGCTGCCCGAAAGATGGCCCTCGTGCTGCGTGCCATACTCCGTGCTCATGCGGAAGCGATGATTGAACATGCCTTTACCCGAACCCGCGACGTGGATCAAAGCGCCGTCGAAAACGATGCGACCCTGCTCATCGCTGTTCAGGCCTTCAAAGAGGAAATGGTGAATCACACGCCCCGACTGCGAGATGCCGAACACGCTGGCTTTTTCAATCGCACCCGCGAGCGGATTCATTTTGGCATCACCGTGACGAAAGTACGCCACGCAATCTCGCATCGCGGTGAGGCCGAATCCGGTCACGCGGGGTTCCTTCGCCGTGTAAACGAGGTCATAGAGCCAGCCAGGACGCAAACCAGCCTTCACATACACATGCTTGGCATCGGGGATGAGCGTCTCGTTCTCCCAACGCCCAAACGTCCACTCACCACGAGGCACCTCAACGCCTTCCGCTCCGCGATGGGGTCGCATCGTGAGCGTGGCGTCGGCATTGTCGAGGCTCAGCGATGGAAATGCCGCGCCGATGCCCCACGGGCTCCATGAAAAGGCGCGGCTGAAGACCTTCTCCGTGCTCGTGATCTCCAGATGCGCCCGTCCGGTGATCGTCTTGCCGTTCTCCGTCGCGATGGGCAGCCCGCAGAGCAGGCGCTGTGTTTCATCCGCCTGCACCTCGCCATTCCAGCCGCACCACAGCACGGAGAAGCCATGCTTCATGAGGAATCCATGCCCGGCATGCGCCTCCGTCCTCGGATCATTCGTGCGCTCGCCATCGTTGAAGGTCCACAGCGCCAGCATGTTGCCGCGATTATTCACATCGTAGAGCAGTTGTCCGTTGCCCTTCTTCGCATCGACCGGCTTCAGCAAAAAGAAGTCCGTCCAGCTCTCGACCTTGCCGCGAGCATTGCGTGGTGCCCGCTTCAAGTCACTGATGCGGATGTTGGCTTTGTTCGCCGGATCAGTCTCGATGAACATGCGCCCCTTGATGCGCTCGTAGGCTCCAGCGAGGCCGAAGCTTTTACCATCCGCAAACGATGAGCGCCCGGCGATCTCAACGCGCACGACTTCGGCGCGTGAAACGAGGCTAACAAAGACAAGGATAAGACAAAGGTGGCGCATCATGGTTTTTCGATCACGAGTCCGGCCTTTTCATCCGAGCGGGCGATCACGACGCGACCTTGATTGCCCTTGCCTTTCACGACGGTGTTTTGCCCGACGAGAAAGCGCCGTCCGTCGAGCGGAACGATCCCAACAGAGGCATTGAACTCCCATTTGCCAGTCGTCCGATACTGCATGTCCGAACGCAGCAGGATCGTTGGTTTGCCGTAGCAGCCGAACCACCACGCGCCGTCGGCAAACGTCACCGTCTGGATGCCCATGAGCGTGTAACCGCTCGCCAGCACGTGACGGGCGCGGAACTTGAATGCCTCATCGTATTCATAGAGGTAGTTTTCGTTCACGCCGGGCGGCAGGCCGCCGACGATGATGAATTTGCCATCGTGATAGGCCATGCCGCCCGCGCCATGTACCAGTTCGGGCACCGCGTGTCGCGTGATCTCGGCGAGCGTGTCGCCATCATAGACATAGACCCACGAATCGGCCTCTCCGGCGGGCCGGTTGAATTTCCCGAGGTTCGTGGCGACATAGACGTGACCCGCGTGATAACACAGATCGCCGTGATGATTCGCCACCGGCACTTGCTTGAGGATGCGGCCCTCGGTGTCGGTTTTCACCAGCGCACCCGTCCAGCACCAGTAGATGGCATCGCGTCCGTTGGTGCAGATGCCTTGAAGGTGGCGCGGGTAGGTTCCCTCACAGGCCGTGGCGCGCAGTGGTTCCTCAGCGACCAAGGAACCCAATGCAAAGCAGGACAGGATGAAAACAGAAAGATGGTTCATAAGCAGATGAGAATCCGCAGTTCAAGGGTGCCTCATGCCAGCCAGCGTCTGCTCGATGAACTTCGTCACATGCGGCCAGCATTCCTTGCCGCAGCGGCCGTGGTCGGCACCCTCGATGACGATATGCCGGATGTCCTTGTGGCCGACAAGCTTCATCATGGAAACAAAATAAAGATTCTCCTCCGCGCGCATGAGCATGTCCACGCCCCAGCCGCCGGTGATGCAAAGCGTGGGCGGCGCATCTTTGCGAACGTGGTAGAGCGGCGCGAACTGGTCGATGGTCGGGCGGAACTTGCTGGGTTCGATACCCTGCTCCTTGCGCACGGTTTGATGGGTGATCATCTGGCCGGTCACCGGGATCAGCGCGGCGATCCGATTGGCGTCGATGTCGTGCTTGGCGAGGTAGCTTTTGTCCAAACCAACCATGGCGGTGAGATAACCGCCCGCCGAGATGCCGGTGACGAAGATCTTTGCGGGGTCGCCGCCATACGTCTCGATGTTCTTGAACGTCCACGCCAGCGCCGCCGCTGCATCTTCGACGTAAACCGGATGTTTCACGACCGGACTCAGGCGGTAACTCACACCGATCACGGCCCAGCCTCGATTTTTCAACTCAGTCGGAATGGAGCGGCTGCCTCCGGTGAGTCCACCGCCATGATAATAGACCACCGTGGGAAAACCCTTCACACCGACGGGATGGTAGAGATCGAGACGGCACTTCTCCCTGGCATATTCGGAGGCTGAGGTGACTTCGTCGGACAGGTAGTGGATGCCCGGCTCGATTTGATACTCGACTGTCGTGCCGGGAGATTGTGCGGACAGGCTGGTGGCAAACAAAAGCGATGTCAGCGCGGCGATAGTGGAGCGGGTGAATCTCATGGATGATTGAAAGTAATGGAGTGAAAATGAAACGCTACTTCGCAGCCGCGTTCATCTCCTTCGCGAGCGTACGCGTCTTTTCCTTCCACGTTGCCGTGTCGGTTTCCACGCAGCGCAAGACGACCTCGGCCTCGAACTTCGTCCCGGTGGCAATCGTCGCGTTGGAGTAGATGTGATTGTAGAGCTTGTGATAGACGGTCTTGTCCCAGTAGAAAGTCTTCATCCCCTGCCCCACGAGCGGCTTCGGATACCAGACGAGCGTCGCACGTTGGGATTTCGGATCATGAATAGCGGTCCATTTCACATCCTCGCGCAGGCGATGACCGCCCTGGCTGTCGAAGACACCTTCCACTGCCGTTCCATCTGCTTCCTCGGCCATCCACTCAGTCGTTGAAGGCAGAAAAGGATGCATGAAACCGTAGAGCACACCGATCTTCACCTCCTCGGTGGCCTCGTAGCGATGCTGCTCGATCACACGATCATCCATGACGGCGTAAACCGCCTCCAGCCGGAGCGCCCCCATCATGGACTGCTTGCGCAGCTCTGCGTGATGGCCTCGATAGACCGCCTTGTCCTTCAGTTCGCATGGTTTGCCATCCACGGTCAGCACCGCTCTCTCCACTTTCTCGATGCCACCTTCGTTGTGCCCGGTGCCGATCCATTTGCCGCCCACGGGTGAAAAGACCGTGCCGTAAAAGCCCGTGCGGCCGGTGATCACAGCGCCCTTATGCAGGATGCGACTGATCGTCCACGCACGATCCCCGGCGAACTCGATGGTCATGTCGCGCGTTTCGATCGTGACGTAGGCCGCAGGCCCCGGCTTGTCACCCGCAGCCTGCAAAGGAGCGGCGGCGAGAAGGCTCGTGGCGATGAGTATAAGCAGAGAACGATCCATTTGGAACAAACGCTGTGCCACAGGCCTATATTCGCCGCGAATACGAGGCGATTTCGCACACCTCAAACCAGGATTTCCTTCACCACGCTGCCGCCTTGCAGGCCGGTGAGTCGGATGCGGCGGCCGCCACTGACGACTGCGAGATTTCCGTGATCGAGGCCGAGCAGATGCAGGATCGTGGCGTGCAAGTCGCGGAAATGAACCTTGCCCTCGACAGGGGTGGAGCCCGTTTCATCCGTGCTGCCATGCACATGCCCGGCTTTCACGCCGCCGCCGGCCATCCAGAAGGTGAACGCGCGATGTTGGTGCCCGGTTTGGTCCTTGTCCTGCCCCGGCGTGAGACCCGGACGACCAAACTCGCCGCCCCAGACAACCAGCGTGTCCTCTAACAACCCGCGTTCGTCGAGATCATCGAGCAACGCAGCGATGGGAGCATCCGTGGTGGCGCAGTTTGCCGTCAGATCACGCCGATGATCCGTGTGCTGGTCCCAACTGCCATGCGTGATCTCGATGAAACGCACCCCCGCTTCGCAAAATCGACGCGCCAGCAGGCACTGGCGGCCAAAGTCGCTGCCCTTGCAGGTTCCAGCCGCGTAGTTCTTGCCAACACGATAACGATCCAGAGTGGCCTTTGATTCCGTGGAGATGTCGAGAAGCCCAGGGGCCGCCGCCTGCATGCGGAAGCCGAGTTCCATCGTCTGAATGACGCCTTCGAGCTGCGCATCGTCCGCTCGCAGGCTGAGATGATCGCGATTCATCGCCTGGATGAGATCAAGCTGCCGGCGCTTCACATTCAGCGGCAGATGATCACCCTGGATGTTGCTGATCATCGCTTTCGACATGTCCTCGCCATTCACACCGATGGGCGTGCCACCAAACACGGAGGGCAGTTGCGCAGCCGAGTATTCAGCGGGCTTCGCGGTGTTGAAGCTGATGAAACCGGGCAGGTTCATGTTCTCCGTGCCCAGACCATACGCCACCCAGGAACCCATGCTCGGGCAGGGCCGCAGGCGGTCGCCCGTGTGCAGTTGCAGCATCGACTGCGCGTGGATGCTCGTGTCCGCCGTCATGGCATTCAGCACGCAGAGCTTGTCGGCATGCCGCGCAATGTTTGGCAGCAGTTCACTCACCCACAGCCCGCTCTCGCCACGCCGTTTAAAGTCCGCGATGGAGCCCGCGTGCGGTTTCTTCCCGATCTGTGGCTTGTAATCAAAGGTGTCCATTTGCGCCGGGCCGCCCGCCATGTTCAGGAAGATCACGCGCTGTACCTTTGCACGAAGACGTGGCGGGCGCACAGTCAGATCCGCGCCTGCTGCACTCGCGATGCCCGACATCGCCAAATAGCCGAACCCGCACGAAGCGGTGGACAACATCTGGCGTCTGGAGAGATGGTTCATCGGCGCATTCATACGGCAGAATCAGTCCACATATCGCAGCTCGTTGCTCGCGAGCAGCGCCTGGCAAAACGCAGCCCAGGAGCTCGCAAGGCGCCCGTTCTCGTCGTTCTCGGTAGAAGCGAGCATCAATTCAGCTTCGCAGATGAAATTATGAGCCCGTTGGATTTCGCTGCCGGTCGGCTTGCGAGCAAAAGCATGACTATAGGCCGTTTGGATGCGAGTCATCGAGTCAGAGGAAGCTTTCATCAGGCGCTTGGCGAAACGCTTAGACTGCTCGACGAGGAAGGCGTTGTTCAGCAGATAGAGCGATTGCGTGGCGAGGGTGCTGGAGTCACGATTTCCGGTAACGGTGACGGCGTCGGGGAGATTGAAAGGCGTCAACTCAGGCGGCATGGAGTTGCGCAGCATGAGCAGGTAAACACTGCGGTGCGTGCTGGGCTGATGCAGCGGCGGCAATTCATTGATCAGCACGTTTTGATGCTGGATGAGCGAGCCATGGCCGGGCTGCGGATTCAGATCGCCAGTGGCAGCAAGCATGGCATCGCGTACGGCCTCGGCGTCGAGGCGACGGCGGTTATGGCGAGCGAGGAGGAGGTTGTCAGAGTCGGCTTCACGCAGTTTGTCATCGCATTGGCTGCTGAGCTGGTAAGTGTGGCTGAGGACAATGCTGCGGATGAGGCGTTTGATGGACCAGCCTTCACTCATGAAGCGCGTGGCGAGATGATCGAGCAACTCGGGGTGCGTGGGGCTCTCGCCTGTGATGCCGAAGTCAGCCGGCGTGCGCACGAGGCCTTCGCCAAAGAGATGCTGCCACACGCGGTTCACCATCACGCGTGCGGTCTGCGGGTGTTGCCTGCTCGTGAGCCACTGTGCGAGCTGAAGCCGTCCGCTCTGCTTGGGATCAAGTTGGATCGAGGGGTCCATGGCACCGCACGCGGTCAGGAAGCCGCGCGGGACCGCTGCGCCGAGTTTCTTGGCCTCGCCGTCGATGTTTAGTTTGCAATCGACCGCTGTCTTGGCCTCGCGCACGCCCATGGCGAGCGGCGCATCGGCGGCGTATTTGAAAGCGGGCTTCGCAGGCGGCCGACGCGGTTCGTGCTTGGAGATGATGGCCTCCGCCTCCGGCCGCACAGTCACCTTCTCGGCGGTCTTGAGTTCATGCAGTGGCGTCTGCGGCGCTGTGAGTCCCTGATGAGCCGCAGCACCCCAAAGCGTCTCCGTGCTCTTGAAGATGCCCGCGAGCGCGTAGTAGTCGCGCGTCGGGATCGGATCTGTCTTGTGATCATGGCAGCGCGCGCAGCCGACACTCAAGCCCATGATGCCGTGTCCGATGACGCCGATCTGATCCGCAACGACATCCATCTCAAAATTGTCATTCATCGCTTTTGCCGGCTTCGCGCCAATGGCGAGGAATCCGGTCGCGATGAGCTGCCGGTCCCGCTGCGCCTCCGAATCCGCCGACAGCAAATCACCCGCGATCTGCTCCGTGATGAAGCGATCATAAGGCATGTCTTCGTTGAACGCACGGATGACATAGTCACGGTACCGCCATGCATGCGGGAAGCTGGGATTGCGGCTCAGGCCATCGTTGCCATTCGACTCCGCGTAGCGCGCCACATCCAGCCAGTGGCGGCCCCAGCGTTCGCCGAAGTGCGGCGACTCCAGCAGCTCATCCACGACTTGCTGGAAAGACAAATGGCGGCTGACAAATGACAAAACCTCCCCGGCAGATGGCGGCAGGCCGATGAGATCGAAATAGACGCGTCGAATGAGCATCTCCGGGGTGGCATCCTTCGTTGGCGAGAGGCCTTTCACTTCGATTTTGGCGAGCACGAAGCTATCGATGGCGTCACGCGCCCAGTCTTTGGCCTTCACCATGGGCGGCTTCGGATGGGTGACGGGCTGATACGACCACAACGCCGCTTTGTCCGTTGTCAGAGTCTTCTTGGCTGATTTGGGCGCATCCACACGCGGATCAGGCGCGCCCATTTTGACCCAGGTGATGAAATCATTCACCACCTGCTCCGGCAGCCTCTTCTTCGGCGGCATTTCGAGACCGTCGTAGCGAACCGCCTGAATGATGAGGCTTTCATCCGGTTTGCCTGGAATCAATGATGGCCCCGACTCTCCTCCAACGATCATCTCCGACGGCGCGTCGAGCAAAAGCTTCCCTCCAATCTTCTTCGCACCCTGTGCGTGGCATTCGTAGCAGCTCTTCACCAACACCGGGCGAATTTTGCTTTCAAAGAAGGCCCGCTGGTCCGGCGTCATGTCGCCAGCACAAACCCCGCCCACGCACGCATAAAGCATCACGACTGTGATGCTGTGGAGAAAGTGTCGATGGGCGGGTGATAGGCTGTACATCAAGAGCCAAACCAACGCGCTGCCAGCAGCCGTTTTTGCCGGGCATTCAATTCTCCACGGACAGGATTGTCTTCCCTATCCTTTCTTGGTCGGCCCCTTGCCTTTGCCCTTGCCGCGCTCCTGTGACATTTCCCCACGTTCGAGGGTGCCATGGGCTTGATCACCAAGACCCGCACGGATGTGGGCCTTGAGTTCTCTTTGAAGCTGCGTGGCGATCTCGCGCTTCTGTTTCGCCAAATCACGCGTTTCGCTGAGATCGTTCACGAGATCAAAGAGGAAGCCTTCCTTCGTGTCCCAGAAGTAGAGGAGCTTGTAGTCGCCCTTGCGGATCGCGGACTGCGGATGCTCGACTTCGACGGTTTGATGCCAGACGAAACGATCAATGGGCCGCTTCACCGGTGCTTTGCCGCCGCTGAGCAAAAGTGGCTTCCAACTGCCACCTTCGACACCTTGGGGCAATGCGAAGCCAGGCGTGACGAAATCGAGCACGGTGGCCATGAGGTCGTAGCCGATGACGGGCGTGTCGCTGCGTGTGCCACCCTTGATGCCAGGGCCGCGCACGATGAGCGGCTCGCGGATGCCGCCCTCGCCGAGATCGCCTTTGCCGCCGTTGAGTATCCCTGTGCGACCGCCGTTGTCGGAGGTGTAGATGACGAGCGTTTCATCGGCGATGCCGAGTTCGTCGAGCTTCTTCAAAACCTCGCCGACGCAGGTGTCGAAGTCCTCGGTCATCGCGGCCATGACGGCGCGATCTCCCTTCCCGCCTTTGCCGAGATTCATGCCTTCATACTTCTTGATCGTCGAAGCCAGCGCCTGTGGTGTCTGATGCACGGCGTAGTAGCTGAGTTGCAGATAAAACGGATGCCCGCTCTTCACCTGCGCGTCCATAAAAGCCTTCGCACGCCGCGTGATGCCAAAGGACTGCTTCGGATCCTCGGGATCGGTCGTGTCGCCATCTTCGTTCATCGTGATGCCATCGCTCGCGTCGTAGCCCATCGACTCCGGCGTGTGAAACCACTGCCATTTGCCGAAATGCGCCGCCTGGTAGCTGCGATCCGCTTTTTTCAGCGTGTTCACGAGCGAATCCGTGACCGGCGCGCTCCAGTTGCGCGCATTTTTGTCCGCTGCGTTGAGTGTGGTCGTCGTACGGCCCATTTGGATCGCCGCACGCGAGCACTCGCACTTGCAGTGTGCCGCGTAGGCCTGCGAGAAGACCATGCCCTGCGCGGCGAGCTTTTCGAGATTCGGTGTGCGGAACTCGCGGCTCGCGCTGGCGGCCTCGCCCGGCATCATGCGTACCGAGGTGCCGCTCCATGCCTGATCATCGGCAAGGATGAACAGGATGTTCGGCACTTTGGCGAAGACGTTTGTAACGAAAACAAAAAGCGTGGCGATGAGGATGAGTGATTTCATTGTTGTGGCGCTCCTTTCACATCAAGGTCCGGCTTCGTGTTCCAGCGCTGCTTCCAGTCAGGTTTCTCGATCTTGGCGCGGAAAATGACGGTGTTGTCGAGGGCGATGTCGTCGCTCCAGATGAACTTCGCGCCTTCAAAATCGTTCTCAAAGTAGGGCTGCTTGGGATCGACTTCTTCGAC
Coding sequences within it:
- a CDS encoding sulfatase-like hydrolase/transferase translates to MKSLILIATLFVFVTNVFAKVPNILFILADDQAWSGTSVRMMPGEAASASREFRTPNLEKLAAQGMVFSQAYAAHCKCECSRAAIQMGRTTTTLNAADKNARNWSAPVTDSLVNTLKKADRSYQAAHFGKWQWFHTPESMGYDASDGITMNEDGDTTDPEDPKQSFGITRRAKAFMDAQVKSGHPFYLQLSYYAVHQTPQALASTIKKYEGMNLGKGGKGDRAVMAAMTEDFDTCVGEVLKKLDELGIADETLVIYTSDNGGRTGILNGGKGDLGEGGIREPLIVRGPGIKGGTRSDTPVIGYDLMATVLDFVTPGFALPQGVEGGSWKPLLLSGGKAPVKRPIDRFVWHQTVEVEHPQSAIRKGDYKLLYFWDTKEGFLFDLVNDLSETRDLAKQKREIATQLQRELKAHIRAGLGDQAHGTLERGEMSQERGKGKGKGPTKKG
- a CDS encoding DUF1501 domain-containing protein, which codes for MNHLSRRQMLSTASCGFGYLAMSGIASAAGADLTVRPPRLRAKVQRVIFLNMAGGPAQMDTFDYKPQIGKKPHAGSIADFKRRGESGLWVSELLPNIARHADKLCVLNAMTADTSIHAQSMLQLHTGDRLRPCPSMGSWVAYGLGTENMNLPGFISFNTAKPAEYSAAQLPSVFGGTPIGVNGEDMSKAMISNIQGDHLPLNVKRRQLDLIQAMNRDHLSLRADDAQLEGVIQTMELGFRMQAAAPGLLDISTESKATLDRYRVGKNYAAGTCKGSDFGRQCLLARRFCEAGVRFIEITHGSWDQHTDHRRDLTANCATTDAPIAALLDDLDERGLLEDTLVVWGGEFGRPGLTPGQDKDQTGHQHRAFTFWMAGGGVKAGHVHGSTDETGSTPVEGKVHFRDLHATILHLLGLDHGNLAVVSGGRRIRLTGLQGGSVVKEILV
- a CDS encoding PSD1 and planctomycete cytochrome C domain-containing protein, with protein sequence MTPDQRAFFESKIRPVLVKSCYECHAQGAKKIGGKLLLDAPSEMIVGGESGPSLIPGKPDESLIIQAVRYDGLEMPPKKRLPEQVVNDFITWVKMGAPDPRVDAPKSAKKTLTTDKAALWSYQPVTHPKPPMVKAKDWARDAIDSFVLAKIEVKGLSPTKDATPEMLIRRVYFDLIGLPPSAGEVLSFVSRHLSFQQVVDELLESPHFGERWGRHWLDVARYAESNGNDGLSRNPSFPHAWRYRDYVIRAFNEDMPYDRFITEQIAGDLLSADSEAQRDRQLIATGFLAIGAKPAKAMNDNFEMDVVADQIGVIGHGIMGLSVGCARCHDHKTDPIPTRDYYALAGIFKSTETLWGAAAHQGLTAPQTPLHELKTAEKVTVRPEAEAIISKHEPRRPPAKPAFKYAADAPLAMGVREAKTAVDCKLNIDGEAKKLGAAVPRGFLTACGAMDPSIQLDPKQSGRLQLAQWLTSRQHPQTARVMVNRVWQHLFGEGLVRTPADFGITGESPTHPELLDHLATRFMSEGWSIKRLIRSIVLSHTYQLSSQCDDKLREADSDNLLLARHNRRRLDAEAVRDAMLAATGDLNPQPGHGSLIQHQNVLINELPPLHQPSTHRSVYLLMLRNSMPPELTPFNLPDAVTVTGNRDSSTLATQSLYLLNNAFLVEQSKRFAKRLMKASSDSMTRIQTAYSHAFARKPTGSEIQRAHNFICEAELMLASTENDENGRLASSWAAFCQALLASNELRYVD